AAATTAGCAACATTCAATGTTGACAGACGACAGCACTGTACGAGACTGTAGACGCCTTATACACCGGCCGCACTAATATTGGTCGGGAATACGTCGATGAGTATAAACTTGTCTAAAATCACAAGTGCTTATTAATCAAAGCCTGGGATTGGGGCCAACCAAACATGGTACAACTCAACCCCAATACGACAAAATATTGCGCGATGACTCCTAAAATGACACCTTTTGTCATACCATACTCATTTTAAGAATACCGCCGCGCTACCAAATTCAGTGTCAGGACGTTAGGTTCCGCAGTCTATTGGAAGGTGAAGCCAAATTAGCCTCTAAAAGCTTTGTGTGCTCAACAAGGTAAGTCAGTACTTCACGTCAGCTCTTCGCCTAAAATGCTACAAGGCGAAAATTCAGCCCCACTCTGTTATCAATCTGCATCTTCTATCGCATCTTTTACGGGGAATGGTCTGAGGAACGGCTTAGTTTAATCCCATGCGCTGAATTCCACCACAGGACATCGCTTCTAAATTCTATCCAAACCATCTCGAAAAAAAGTTTTTCCAGTAAAAGTTATTTGATTACAAGTATGCTCCTCACATCGCTATGTGACCAATGCCatagtatgtttgcatccttcacattcgagattgttgattttatttgcactttcatcACATACAAATTTACGATAATATACCGTGGCTCTGTATCGTAACTATCACGCCCCGaattgtgtatgtaaaattaaagtataggaaatatatattctattctatatcgatattatcttctatcgaaagcggaaagcacTAGTATCTCTAATGGTCGATCACAGTTACGATTAATCTGCATTaagaaaagattaaaataaacaataaaaataagctCTCTAATATATTTCACATGATTTGagaaagaatccgcaatcataagatcgactttcggtagattatttgttaatctacgtgaaaatactgctcttattttagcataaaataatatattaataatcgttctaatattcaaatcacaaagagggataaaatatatacgaaattaCACATGGTTTTGTTTGcttgtttgtattattttttatataattaattataagacgtgataattatatgtaaaatatgaatttaatgtGCACATAAACCTTAATGATGTGattgttataagtaaatataggAAAGCTCTGATCAAAATATAcctattaatttattctttagttTATCTAtgctattattttgtattttttcattcatactatatttttaatttatactttaattaaaaatagcttttataaataagtcagtatacaaataaaatataatattaaaaaataaatattataactggCAAGCTTTATTTTAAGGTGGACGTGTCAGTCAGCCAAAAGTCAATCAATTTCAATAGAAATCGTATTGTTGAAATAGATGTATGAGAAAccttttattgaatatttaggaTAGTCAATAATTTTATCTCATTAAAATGCCGACAGCGGCTGAGACCAAACAAAGTAATGGTCGCAATAAAGGAGTATTTAACAACACGACCGGCTTTAGTACACTCATCACGGTTACAGTTTTGTCACTTGCTTGGTTGGCCGGTTTTGCATCCCGGCTTTTTGCTGTAATTCGTTTTGAAAGCATCATTCATGAATTTGACCCTTGGTAAGCAATATAACAATacacatacaaatattactttttttcgcGTGCATAACTCTTAGTAATATAACGGATATGTTTTACAGGTTTAACTATAGATCCACAGCGTATATGGTACAGCATGGTttctataactttttaaattggtTTGACGAGAGAGCATGGTACCCTCTAGGACGCATTGTAGGGGGTACAGTTTACCCTGGTCTTATGATCACATCAGGAACCATTCATTGGATACTGCATACGCTTAATATACCTATACATATACGAGATATATGTGTGTTTCTTGCACCAATATtcaggtatattttttaatagataatgaCTTGTTATACTGCCAaatgtttacataattattaataaaatatattttttagtggTTTAACAGCTATAGCAACATATCTGTTAACATCTGAGCTATGGTCCCGTGGTGCAGGTCTTTTTGCTGCATGTTTTATAGCAATAGTACCGGGCTATAGCAGTAGGTCTGTAGCAGGGAGTTATGATAATGAGGGCATAGCAATATTTGCACTAcagtttacttattatttatggttGAAAAGTATAAAAAGTGGATCAATTTTCTGGTCAATTTGTACAGCTCTGTCATACTTTTATATggtgagttataaaatatatacattattaaaattgtttattagaattgtaaataaaattgtaatgcaTTACTAAAGATTTAGTCTTTTCTTTGATTTAGAttgtataacataatttttattattcataaaaattttcAGGTCTCAGCATGGGGTGGCTACGTGTTCATTATCAATTTAATACCTTTACACGTTTTTGTATTACTTATTATGGGAAGGTTCTCGCAAAGATTATTTGTCAGCTATACTGTCTTTTACATTATTGGACTCTTACTGTCCATGCAGATTCCATTTGTAGGATTCCAACCAATACGCACAAGTGAACACATGGCAGCATCAGGTAAATATAGTTACTGTTTTTAgggtttattttttgaattaatcaaccttataaatattgcttagcaagttattagttaaacaatgctgtcttcttcgaATGTCAGATCAACAACGATAGAAAAATAGAAAATCAGTTTAACTAACCATCTATTAAGTAACACTTATAAGTAAGGCAGATAATGATTCTAACTGGAGTTGGTAGTAGGGCTTAGTGTCATTCCATTTGGAATCACGTCACCAACTCATTAACTGTTACCCTTTGACTGTCTGCAgtctaaaaattgaaaataaaacatgaacGTATATTCTTTATTACTAGGATGATACACATaccttaaaaacattttgatggTTTTTAAAGTAagatatatacacattaaaaactttttaaaatagttattttgcaAATAATTGGAAAAtactaatgattttattttatttaacatatcatCATCATACATAATTTTCTGTATTATTCTTATCCTTTATCACATTTAAATGGAATCTAAAACTTTGAGTTATGTCAAAAGATTTTgttgcataatttttttttttaaataggtgcAATAATTCTGTGTGTGCAGTACATCAAGTTTTTGAttgaaatctttatatttttagttctttAATATTTCTCCTTATTACAACTGTGAGTATCACAGAAATAAATTGGATAATTTAGATTCTTATCAATAGTTTAGTGATCAATAACAATTGAAATCATTTCTCTGAAAATAAATTGTTGCTTTTTATGGTAATTTTCTATTCTTGACATTAAGTATATactgtaatagaaaaaaaatttgcatgaagtaaataaatttgattttttagatttataatgtaattaagttTTTCTTGTACTTCAAAGTAAtggtttatttaacatattgtaagtaataaatatatttatataaagttcatGTATTTCtcttatttcttacaattaggGTTTGCTTACATTGCTGTcctaatgtattatatataaaaagaaattttgaaattaaaatatgtactttGGGAAGTAAAGATATTTGATgaacacaatatttatatttttaggtgTGTTTGCGCTTTTGATGGCCGTAGGGGTGTTAAAGTATTTACACAGCCTGAATCCAAAAGGACAATGGAAACAGTTACTAATCTTGGGGGGTTTAGTGGCTGCTGGTACCGTATTCTTGGCTGTGGTCCTGCTTACATATATGGGGGTAATTGCTCCCTGGAGTGGAAGGTAACATTGTTTTTTACATCTGACACTTTGTTTTtccaatataatttttagtaaaaataaaagttcaacTCAGTACTCTACTACAATCTACTTGcattttatatgtaacatttaaCTCAAATGTTGCACTCTAATTCGacctttaatttcattttcaaagcACATACGTTTTTTTTgctctttaattaatttttcaaagaagttattttaactaaataaacacaacaaaccatatatacaaatattattcccCACATAACATTATCACgacaaaaataattcataacattattatacttGTAAATTATACTGAAGGACACTAGTAAGTGGAATTCATTTAAATACGACAAGCCTACACGTTTCTTaggttttgttaatatttaaatgagtaATAATACTTTGTCCTGATATTCTTTGCCAATGTTCATAGATTATTCAGTTTTAAACAGtcaaaatattgtatagttCATTTGTAAGTTATGATAATAAATGAGCAATTCATGagtttaaatttgttttgtgtttaataaattactttatggtggtggaataagctccaaatccttctcctcaaaaagggagaggaggccttagcccagcagtgggacattcacaggctgttactgtactgttattaaattacatttacataattttagggccttaatataaataatccttatgtaaataaaaaaaaatattgttaaataactattttggatacatttaatatttttttttagattttactCGCTATGGGACACAGGGTACGCTAAGATTCATATTCCTATCATAGCTTCAGTGTCCGAACACCAGCCGACAACATGGTCGTCATTTTTCTTCGATTTACACGTTCTTGTTTGTACATTCCCCGTTGGACTATGGTAttgcatcaaaaatattaacgacGAGAGAGTTTTTGGTAAGGATCATTTagaaataactatattttatttttttagcccaatgaaaatataattggcATAGAttatgtgaatcttaactgtaGATCAAGATATTATACTAGGCAAGAAAAACTTTCTTTCATCACTAAAATAattgcattaataatatatcgagcatatatgtatgaataaaaatatgccAAATTTTCATAGAAATTGATGTGACATGTGTGTCCAATGCTAGCTatgctagaacacgtgaatcttaaccgatgaccgtgggttgggaacccgggcaagcacctctgaattttcatgtgcttaatctctgtttataattcatttcgtgttttacggtgaaggaaaacatcttgaggaaacctgcatgtgtataatttgactgaaattctgccacatgtggattccaccaacccgcactggagcagcgtggtggaataagctccaaaccttcttctccaaaagggagaggaagccttagcccagcggtgggacattcacaggttgttactgtgtGTCCAATTCTTTAAATCCTTCCGAAATCAGGAATCAAGGGCTTTGCGCTCTTGTGGGATTTTCGAAGTAGTATATTATGAatgtaatttctattttttgttattgcgactgcctcgttggtctagtgactataAGGCGGCACATCTTGAGGTCCTgtgttcaaaccccaggtcaggCCGAAATAAATGATTGAGTTTTTGtctcgaaaaattctcagtagcagcccgcagtctggaagttggaagtgtgtacacacccCTGC
The Nymphalis io chromosome 19, ilAglIoxx1.1, whole genome shotgun sequence DNA segment above includes these coding regions:
- the LOC126775767 gene encoding dolichyl-diphosphooligosaccharide--protein glycosyltransferase subunit STT3B — encoded protein: MPTAAETKQSNGRNKGVFNNTTGFSTLITVTVLSLAWLAGFASRLFAVIRFESIIHEFDPWFNYRSTAYMVQHGFYNFLNWFDERAWYPLGRIVGGTVYPGLMITSGTIHWILHTLNIPIHIRDICVFLAPIFSGLTAIATYLLTSELWSRGAGLFAACFIAIVPGYSSRSVAGSYDNEGIAIFALQFTYYLWLKSIKSGSIFWSICTALSYFYMVSAWGGYVFIINLIPLHVFVLLIMGRFSQRLFVSYTVFYIIGLLLSMQIPFVGFQPIRTSEHMAASGVFALLMAVGVLKYLHSLNPKGQWKQLLILGGLVAAGTVFLAVVLLTYMGVIAPWSGRFYSLWDTGYAKIHIPIIASVSEHQPTTWSSFFFDLHVLVCTFPVGLWYCIKNINDERVFVALYALSAVYFAGVMVRLMLTLTPVVCVLAGIAFSILLDLVLKEDEVQIVAVETEDSKNLYDKAGKVKKRTPEPVPAADSGLGMNVRSGTLIAFMILLMLFSVHCTWATSNAYSSPSIVLASYGNDGSRKILDDFREAYGWLSQNTAEDARIMSWWDYGYQIAGMGNRTTLVDNNTWNNSHIALVGKAMASNESAAYDIMTMLDVDYVLVIFGGAIGYSGDDINKFIWMVRIAEGEHPKDIHEADYFTERGEYRIDSEASKTMLNCLMYKLSYYRYDSGGSPSGYDRTRGALPGHRGFQLTYLEEAYTTEHWLVRIYRVKKPDEFNRPRLPMSKRTIATSNNLSKKTSKRRKGLLKNKPTLVKGKKMTKLE